From Calothrix sp. PCC 6303, a single genomic window includes:
- a CDS encoding WD40 repeat domain-containing protein, translated as MLDILAGSLPMTADEALALLDRLLQKQSLRDIQEQVFRHAWQGRTYPDIAEQIGYDTGYIRDVGYELWRQLTQVLGEPVTKNNLQAVLRRQRDHSPKLAVPEVIPASFPERDCYWGEKIDVSSVIGRENELQQLERWLDDNFEVNPLEPRCRLISIVGMGGMGKTSLAAKLAQKLAAANQKFDRIIWQSLRNAPPLDKTLFQLIAFLSHQQQTEPADTVDAQISQLMAYLRTTCCLIVFDNFESILAHGGYREGYAGYSELLRRIATEHHASCLLLTSREKPKTLIHLEGDSGAVRTLNLSGLSAIEVEVIGTANGCHTNAQSHWHHLQQSYAGNPLAIKIAATTIRDLFDGNVTAFLEQGIILCNGIEALLSQQFDRLSQIEQQILYWLAIGREAVSIAELLADFIPSGCRTQVLAALQSLDRQSLIEKSSGCFTLQPVVMEYVTAVFVDRICEEITTLDIANFNNHALIQAQAQDYVRESQVRMILVPLVDRLIGKLRSKLEIKQQLDRVLVKVRTEFADTKGYAGGNLINLLQHLQIDLSGYDFSDLCIQQAYLPGMNLHDTNFANTDWANSVFTETFSSIHAIAFSPDGCWLASGDFNGSIRLWDTRTKQLQSISSGHTHWVRAMAFSPDSRTLVSGSYDCTMKLWDVNTGKCLQTLTDRTQSVNSVAFSPDGNLLVSGCDDFLVSGSDDWTIGIWDVNTGECLQRFTDYTQAAYSVAFSPDGETIVSGGVDANIRLWNVRDGQCLKTWASHQGRVFSVAFSPDGLTIASGGDDGTVKLFDAITGECLRTCLGHSDELKSVIFSPDGQTIVSGGKDRTIKLWDVRTGRCLKTLVGHEDWVWSIACNATHQLVASGSEDRTVRLWSLITGKCLRVFQGYANTIYAMDFVPPQVADSPGMLATGYFGGALRLWNIEDVGVASPAGNRSTSFSGHNSSIRTVAFSPDGRFLASGGTGEDPIIKLWQVGDGRCCHILTGHTDGLWSMAFSPDGRILASSSSDHTVRLWSTLTGECLQILTGHTDWVTAVAFIVSPPMLVSSSRTISFWNIRTGECIRTLQGHRSGIISIAVSPSGDILAGGSVDNAVALWHINTGECFQVLPGHQAFARSVAFSPDGRILASGSYDGTVRLWDVPSGQCLKILQGHKHGVFAVAFVPHYNADFAERQLLASTGTDATIRFWDVATGECVKIIRSPRPYEGMNIRGIQGLTAAQQENLTALGATL; from the coding sequence ATGCTAGACATTCTGGCAGGTTCTTTGCCGATGACAGCAGATGAAGCCTTAGCATTACTCGATCGACTGCTCCAAAAACAGAGTCTGCGAGATATTCAAGAGCAAGTGTTTCGTCACGCTTGGCAAGGTCGCACCTACCCCGATATAGCCGAGCAGATTGGCTATGATACTGGATATATCCGCGATGTCGGCTACGAACTGTGGCGACAATTGACTCAGGTATTGGGCGAACCCGTCACCAAAAATAATTTGCAAGCGGTATTGCGTCGCCAGCGAGATCATTCGCCTAAATTAGCGGTGCCAGAAGTTATCCCAGCATCATTTCCAGAACGAGATTGCTATTGGGGAGAGAAAATTGATGTTTCCAGCGTCATTGGGCGAGAAAATGAACTCCAACAGTTGGAACGATGGCTAGATGACAATTTTGAAGTTAATCCCCTTGAACCACGTTGTCGGCTGATTTCGATCGTCGGCATGGGCGGGATGGGCAAAACATCATTAGCAGCCAAGCTCGCCCAAAAGTTAGCCGCTGCAAATCAAAAATTCGACCGCATCATCTGGCAATCCCTCCGTAATGCCCCACCGCTGGATAAAACTCTATTTCAGCTTATTGCCTTTCTGTCTCACCAACAGCAAACCGAACCTGCGGACACTGTGGATGCTCAAATCTCGCAATTGATGGCATATTTACGCACTACTTGCTGTCTGATTGTCTTTGATAATTTTGAATCTATACTCGCGCATGGTGGTTATCGTGAGGGTTATGCTGGCTATAGCGAACTTCTCCGCCGGATTGCTACCGAACATCATGCTAGTTGTTTATTATTAACCAGCCGGGAAAAGCCCAAAACCTTGATTCATTTAGAAGGTGACTCTGGGGCAGTTCGCACGCTAAATTTATCTGGTTTAAGTGCGATCGAAGTAGAAGTGATTGGGACTGCAAATGGTTGTCATACTAATGCCCAGAGCCACTGGCATCATTTACAACAATCTTACGCTGGCAACCCATTAGCGATTAAAATTGCTGCGACCACGATTCGGGATCTATTTGATGGTAACGTAACTGCATTTTTAGAGCAGGGGATAATTCTCTGTAATGGGATTGAGGCTTTATTGAGCCAACAATTCGACCGATTATCCCAGATCGAGCAACAAATTCTGTACTGGCTAGCGATCGGGCGTGAAGCTGTATCGATCGCCGAATTGTTAGCAGATTTCATTCCTAGCGGTTGTCGAACGCAAGTTTTAGCCGCATTACAATCATTAGATCGGCAAAGTTTGATTGAAAAGAGTTCTGGATGTTTTACCCTGCAACCCGTGGTGATGGAATATGTCACCGCCGTATTTGTCGATCGAATATGCGAGGAAATTACGACTCTAGATATAGCAAATTTTAATAATCACGCACTGATTCAGGCTCAGGCTCAAGACTATGTACGGGAGAGTCAAGTGCGGATGATTTTAGTGCCGCTGGTCGATCGACTTATCGGTAAATTGCGATCGAAATTAGAAATTAAGCAGCAACTCGATCGCGTATTAGTGAAAGTGCGAACTGAATTTGCTGATACCAAGGGCTATGCGGGTGGTAATTTAATTAATCTATTGCAGCACTTACAGATCGACTTGAGCGGCTATGATTTTTCCGATCTTTGCATTCAGCAAGCCTATCTACCCGGCATGAATTTACACGATACTAATTTTGCGAATACTGATTGGGCGAACTCAGTTTTTACCGAAACATTCAGCAGTATTCATGCGATCGCTTTTAGCCCAGACGGTTGCTGGTTGGCTAGCGGCGATTTTAACGGCAGTATTCGCTTGTGGGATACCCGCACAAAGCAACTGCAATCGATATCCAGCGGTCATACTCATTGGGTACGAGCGATGGCTTTCAGTCCCGATAGTCGAACGCTAGTCAGTGGCAGTTATGATTGCACCATGAAGCTATGGGATGTCAATACTGGCAAGTGCTTGCAGACATTAACCGATCGCACCCAATCAGTCAATTCAGTGGCATTTAGTCCCGATGGCAACCTCTTAGTCAGTGGTTGTGATGATTTTCTAGTCAGCGGTAGCGACGATTGGACGATCGGGATCTGGGATGTCAACACGGGTGAGTGCTTGCAGAGATTCACCGACTATACTCAGGCAGCTTACTCAGTGGCATTCAGTCCCGACGGTGAAACCATTGTCAGTGGCGGTGTCGATGCAAACATTCGGCTGTGGAACGTTCGCGACGGGCAATGTTTGAAAACATGGGCGAGTCATCAAGGTAGAGTCTTTTCGGTGGCATTCAGTCCCGATGGTCTAACCATTGCCAGTGGCGGGGACGACGGTACCGTCAAGCTGTTTGATGCGATTACTGGCGAGTGTTTGAGAACTTGTTTGGGACACAGCGATGAATTGAAGTCGGTCATTTTTAGTCCCGATGGTCAAACGATCGTCAGCGGTGGCAAGGATCGAACCATTAAATTGTGGGATGTGCGGACTGGACGGTGTTTGAAGACGCTGGTTGGGCATGAGGATTGGGTTTGGTCGATCGCTTGCAATGCGACTCATCAGCTCGTGGCTAGCGGTAGTGAAGATCGGACCGTGAGACTGTGGAGTTTGATTACTGGCAAGTGTCTGAGAGTTTTTCAGGGCTACGCAAATACGATCTATGCGATGGATTTTGTCCCTCCACAGGTGGCAGATTCGCCAGGGATGCTAGCTACTGGATACTTTGGCGGCGCACTGCGACTCTGGAATATCGAAGACGTTGGCGTAGCCTCCCCTGCGGGGAATCGATCTACGAGTTTTAGCGGTCATAATAGCTCCATCCGAACAGTAGCCTTCAGTCCAGACGGTCGATTCCTCGCTAGTGGGGGTACTGGAGAAGACCCGATTATTAAACTTTGGCAGGTTGGCGATGGTCGGTGCTGCCACATTTTAACCGGACATACCGATGGTCTGTGGTCGATGGCATTTAGTCCTGACGGTCGAATCCTTGCCAGTAGTAGCTCAGACCATACAGTTAGACTTTGGAGCACGCTGACGGGTGAGTGTCTCCAGATTTTGACAGGGCATACAGATTGGGTCACAGCGGTAGCTTTTATTGTCTCCCCACCGATGCTAGTGAGTTCGAGTCGGACGATCTCGTTTTGGAATATCCGAACAGGTGAATGTATCCGTACTTTGCAGGGTCATCGGTCAGGGATTATCTCGATCGCGGTGAGTCCTAGTGGCGATATTTTAGCAGGTGGTAGTGTTGACAATGCCGTTGCACTTTGGCACATTAACACTGGTGAATGTTTCCAAGTTTTACCCGGTCATCAAGCGTTTGCTCGGTCTGTGGCATTTAGCCCTGACGGTCGAATCCTTGCTAGTGGCAGCTATGACGGTACCGTCAGGCTTTGGGATGTGCCCAGCGGGCAATGTCTGAAGATCTTGCAGGGGCATAAGCATGGTGTGTTCGCAGTGGCTTTTGTGCCGCACTACAATGCGGATTTTGCCGAACGTCAGTTGTTAGCCAGTACCGGTACTGATGCCACCATTCGATTCTGGGATGTTGCCACAGGTGAATGCGTCAAAATCATTCGATCGCCGCGACCCTACGAGGGGATGAATATTCGCGGCATCCAAGGATTGACTGCTGCCCAGCAGGAAAATTTAACGGCTTTAGGAGCCACCCTATAG
- a CDS encoding alpha/beta fold hydrolase, whose amino-acid sequence MQLELFSRSPTNHRNGNSILFVHGAYHAAWCWEEHFLDYFANSGYFAYALSLRGHGNSERSKSPQVGFDEYLVDIDRTVQQLGYQTILVGHSLGGMHARVVTPGNPELNGLGCIREVLVGQKIRYLEEIVAWSKPISFEYLIREASMPIRDYGSRLELTSASNGGTDIIWTSHYDIPIPIVGLYMKNQYEVAFRQILQNTSHLFDA is encoded by the coding sequence ATGCAGCTTGAATTATTTTCGAGATCGCCTACGAATCACAGAAATGGCAATAGCATCTTATTCGTTCACGGTGCGTATCATGCTGCATGGTGTTGGGAAGAGCATTTTCTAGATTATTTTGCCAATTCTGGATATTTTGCCTATGCTCTCAGTTTGCGGGGGCATGGCAATAGCGAACGCTCAAAATCTCCACAAGTTGGTTTTGACGAATACTTAGTAGATATCGATCGAACGGTACAGCAGCTCGGATACCAGACAATTTTAGTAGGACACTCGTTGGGTGGAATGCACGCGCGGGTAGTTACGCCAGGAAATCCCGAACTGAATGGACTGGGGTGTATTCGGGAGGTGCTAGTCGGTCAAAAGATTCGGTATCTAGAAGAGATCGTGGCATGGTCGAAGCCGATCTCATTTGAATATTTAATTCGAGAGGCATCGATGCCAATTCGAGATTATGGTTCGCGCTTAGAGTTGACCAGTGCCAGTAATGGCGGCACCGACATTATTTGGACTTCCCATTACGATATTCCGATCCCGATCGTCGGGTTGTACATGAAAAATCAGTACGAAGTTGCATTCCGGCAGATTTTACAGAATACGAGTCATCTATTCGATGCTTAA
- a CDS encoding pirin family protein: MFNKIEKIIIPHIKDLGGFQARRLLPNKSQPMVGSFIFFDHLGPATFPPGKGVDVRPHPHINLATVTYLFEGALLHRDSLGFVQEIRPGEVNWMTAGSGIVHSERTPENIRTQEATLHAIQTWIALPEEYEEVSPSFHHYSASSLPQWNSNGTSVTLIVGKACGYESPVKIFSPMLYLDVKFDPNASFTLNSEYSQQAIYSVTPGIAIDGEPIEQHSLIILKPGASVEITSNAEARCIVIGGEPVGQRYKWWNFVSSRPERIEQAKIDWKEGRFDQVPTETEFIPLPDDSFVEGF; the protein is encoded by the coding sequence ATGTTTAACAAAATTGAGAAAATAATAATACCTCACATTAAAGACCTGGGTGGATTTCAAGCCAGACGACTTCTTCCCAACAAGAGTCAACCGATGGTGGGGTCTTTCATCTTTTTTGACCATTTAGGACCTGCAACATTTCCACCAGGCAAAGGGGTTGACGTGCGTCCACACCCGCACATAAATTTGGCGACGGTTACTTATTTATTTGAAGGAGCGTTATTGCACCGCGACAGTTTGGGATTTGTCCAAGAAATTCGTCCTGGGGAAGTTAATTGGATGACAGCAGGAAGCGGTATTGTTCATTCAGAGCGGACTCCAGAAAATATCCGCACTCAAGAAGCTACGCTCCATGCAATTCAAACTTGGATAGCGCTTCCTGAAGAATACGAAGAAGTTTCCCCTTCCTTTCACCATTATTCAGCTAGTAGTCTTCCCCAATGGAACAGCAACGGTACCTCTGTCACCTTAATTGTCGGAAAAGCTTGCGGATACGAATCTCCCGTCAAAATCTTCTCACCAATGCTTTATTTGGACGTAAAATTTGACCCAAATGCCAGTTTTACTCTCAATTCCGAATATAGTCAGCAAGCAATATACAGCGTCACTCCTGGAATTGCCATTGATGGTGAACCTATCGAGCAACACTCTTTAATTATTTTAAAGCCAGGTGCTTCTGTAGAAATTACCTCGAATGCCGAAGCGCGTTGTATTGTTATTGGTGGTGAACCAGTTGGGCAGCGTTACAAATGGTGGAATTTTGTTTCCAGCCGTCCGGAGCGCATCGAACAAGCAAAAATTGACTGGAAGGAAGGACGCTTTGATCAAGTACCAACGGAAACAGAGTTTATTCCCTTACCAGACGATTCATTTGTGGAAGGATTTTGA
- a CDS encoding dihydrofolate reductase family protein — protein MQQYVFSRTLRENLDNIELISTDPVAVVKDLKQQQGKDIWLCDGGDLATTLFSEIDELILKVNPLLLGAGIPLFAGTFKQTILEFTTSKIYNNGFMLLHYQVKH, from the coding sequence ATGCAGCAGTACGTTTTTTCGCGAACTCTGAGGGAAAATCTCGATAATATCGAGTTAATTTCAACCGATCCTGTAGCAGTTGTCAAAGATTTAAAACAACAACAGGGCAAGGATATTTGGTTGTGTGATGGTGGCGATTTAGCAACAACTCTATTCTCAGAAATTGATGAATTGATTCTGAAAGTCAATCCTCTTCTTCTCGGAGCGGGTATTCCCTTATTTGCAGGTACTTTCAAACAAACTATATTGGAATTCACCACCAGCAAGATCTACAACAACGGTTTTATGTTGCTTCACTATCAGGTAAAACATTAG
- a CDS encoding DUF1348 family protein produces the protein MEDSEWRNRAEFFRGRDAIKEFLKSIRMSLFQSWLMKIEHHLK, from the coding sequence ATTGAAGATTCTGAGTGGCGAAATCGGGCAGAATTTTTTAGAGGACGAGATGCAATCAAAGAGTTTCTTAAAAGCATCAGAATGTCATTGTTTCAAAGTTGGCTGATGAAGATCGAACATCATTTGAAATAG
- a CDS encoding GNAT family N-acetyltransferase, translating to MKNSSFIESNVTLTPFSSTDIDRLRHWMTAPHVAMWYPEPEDHIAWAANPPPSGDSAQQTLRERSLITVDGRSVGYIRWQSVSREVLDSVGLYEIPAGSVDVDLLIGDLAFVGRGIGPKALLLLVSQLRHRGDVPLVGLSPSVQNLSAQRAYAKAGFHVLREYYVPVYGQLCLMVCNLNKAA from the coding sequence ATGAAAAACAGTTCATTTATAGAATCCAATGTTACCCTAACTCCCTTCTCCAGCACTGATATCGATCGACTGAGACATTGGATGACGGCTCCTCATGTCGCAATGTGGTATCCCGAACCTGAAGACCATATTGCCTGGGCAGCCAATCCACCGCCTAGTGGCGATTCTGCACAGCAGACGCTCCGCGAGCGATCGCTAATCACCGTTGACGGTCGATCGGTTGGCTATATTCGCTGGCAGTCTGTGTCGCGCGAAGTTCTCGATTCAGTCGGTCTGTATGAGATCCCCGCCGGATCGGTTGATGTCGATTTGCTGATTGGCGATCTGGCGTTTGTGGGTCGAGGAATTGGTCCGAAAGCACTGCTGCTATTGGTGTCACAGCTTCGCCACAGAGGAGATGTGCCCTTGGTCGGTCTGAGTCCCAGCGTCCAGAATTTATCTGCACAGCGAGCCTATGCCAAGGCTGGCTTTCACGTCTTACGTGAGTATTACGTACCAGTATACGGACAGCTTTGTCTGATGGTCTGTAATCTCAATAAAGCTGCCTAA
- a CDS encoding glutathione S-transferase family protein, giving the protein MSQIQLYSAILCPFAHQVRLTLLEKGVPFELIEIDPQNKPANFLEISPYGKVPVLKHGDRHIWESAIVNEYLEEVFPDPPLLPKEPMQRAQARILINFADTQLFATTHKLLISQNPLQQVEGVNKLTDSLRFIEQEGLQKLSEDESYWLGEEISLVDLTFYPWFEQLVVLEHFRGFQLPSGLNRLQQWKAKVARRESVRSISNPPEFYLEHYGRLFQMMFDLHQPTLKQ; this is encoded by the coding sequence ATGTCTCAAATTCAACTTTATAGTGCAATTCTGTGTCCTTTTGCTCACCAAGTGCGGTTAACCTTGCTAGAAAAAGGCGTTCCTTTTGAGTTAATCGAAATCGACCCCCAAAATAAGCCCGCTAACTTTCTCGAAATTTCGCCTTATGGCAAAGTCCCCGTCCTCAAACATGGCGATCGCCACATCTGGGAATCGGCGATCGTCAATGAGTATCTAGAGGAGGTTTTCCCTGATCCACCGCTATTACCCAAGGAGCCGATGCAAAGGGCACAAGCACGAATTTTGATCAATTTTGCCGATACCCAATTGTTTGCAACGACTCACAAATTGTTAATCAGCCAAAATCCACTCCAGCAAGTGGAGGGAGTGAATAAACTGACCGATTCCTTACGATTTATTGAGCAGGAGGGATTGCAAAAATTATCTGAGGATGAGTCTTACTGGTTGGGGGAAGAAATCAGTCTTGTCGATCTGACTTTTTATCCTTGGTTTGAGCAATTAGTCGTGTTGGAGCATTTCCGAGGCTTTCAGTTGCCATCTGGACTGAATCGACTTCAGCAATGGAAGGCAAAAGTTGCTCGCCGGGAATCAGTCCGATCGATCTCAAATCCGCCAGAATTTTATCTCGAACATTATGGACGGCTATTTCAAATGATGTTCGATCTTCATCAGCCAACTTTGAAACAATGA
- a CDS encoding ester cyclase, giving the protein MSTEANKEIVRRFYEEVFNQRNVDAIDELVHPGFSNNDPTPVASRDPESMKQFIHTLTQAFPDHHHAIEDLIAEGDKVVMRCTLTATHQGLFPGFLDMPPTGKSICQRQIHILRVQDGKVAEHWVIRDDLTMMQQLGLIPQPEMAASVSK; this is encoded by the coding sequence ATGTCTACCGAAGCAAATAAAGAGATCGTCCGCCGTTTTTACGAAGAAGTTTTCAATCAACGCAACGTCGATGCGATCGATGAATTAGTCCATCCAGGGTTTAGCAATAACGATCCCACCCCTGTGGCATCGCGAGATCCGGAATCGATGAAGCAATTCATTCACACCCTGACTCAGGCATTTCCCGATCATCATCACGCGATCGAAGATCTCATTGCCGAAGGAGATAAGGTCGTGATGCGCTGTACCCTCACTGCCACCCATCAAGGTCTGTTTCCAGGTTTTCTGGATATGCCCCCCACTGGTAAGTCAATTTGCCAGCGACAGATTCACATTCTGCGAGTCCAGGATGGCAAGGTAGCCGAGCATTGGGTCATCCGCGACGATCTGACGATGATGCAACAGCTCGGCTTGATTCCGCAACCAGAGATGGCTGCATCGGTCAGCAAATGA
- a CDS encoding GNAT family N-acetyltransferase, translating to MSESNIEVTLREITKDNWRDILRLKVAPYQEQFVASNAMSIAEAHFNPEVAWFRAIYAGDVPVGFLMLEDDVVRQEYFLWRFMIDEQYQGRGYGRKALELFFAHVKTRPGADAIETSCVPAKGSPGLFYEKMGFVYTGQEENGELVMRRELQSRNGGR from the coding sequence ATGTCCGAGTCCAACATTGAAGTAACACTGCGCGAGATAACTAAAGACAACTGGCGTGATATCCTTCGCTTAAAGGTAGCCCCATACCAAGAGCAATTTGTAGCATCCAACGCCATGTCGATTGCAGAAGCACATTTTAACCCAGAGGTTGCTTGGTTCCGCGCAATCTACGCTGGTGATGTGCCAGTCGGTTTTTTGATGTTGGAAGACGATGTAGTTCGGCAAGAGTACTTTCTTTGGCGTTTTATGATAGACGAGCAATACCAGGGGCGTGGTTATGGGCGAAAAGCTTTGGAGTTGTTCTTCGCACACGTCAAGACGCGCCCTGGAGCGGACGCGATCGAAACAAGTTGCGTGCCAGCCAAAGGTAGTCCCGGTTTGTTCTACGAAAAGATGGGTTTTGTTTATACCGGACAAGAAGAGAACGGCGAACTTGTAATGCGACGTGAATTGCAATCTAGAAACGGAGGACGATGA
- a CDS encoding tail fiber domain-containing protein, which translates to MSNLFSRNQVIKAIGAFLAGAVTSKAIGNEPAQAQSNIGTFSQVIGVSTNGSDKPQLLSIQNNNQDFARLRFLVFGKLHWDIATGSSNNVMNFFNSGSGNVMTLKPNGNLSITGALTQGSSRTLKESITALSSKEALETLADLNPVKFIYKADTDKVKHVGFIAEDVPDLVATIDRKGLSAMDIVGVLTKAVQEQQKMISTLTEKVKALETKNPVQ; encoded by the coding sequence ATGTCTAATCTTTTCTCTCGCAATCAAGTTATCAAGGCAATTGGTGCATTTCTGGCTGGAGCTGTTACCTCAAAAGCGATCGGTAATGAGCCAGCACAAGCACAGTCAAACATCGGCACATTTAGCCAGGTTATTGGAGTTTCGACGAATGGTTCTGATAAACCTCAGCTTTTGTCCATACAGAATAATAATCAAGATTTCGCTCGGTTGCGGTTCTTAGTGTTTGGTAAATTACATTGGGACATCGCCACTGGTAGTTCCAATAACGTGATGAATTTCTTTAACAGTGGAAGCGGTAATGTGATGACCTTGAAACCCAATGGTAATCTTTCAATCACTGGTGCATTAACTCAAGGTTCATCAAGAACCTTGAAAGAAAGTATTACCGCGCTTTCTAGCAAAGAAGCACTAGAGACACTAGCCGATCTAAACCCTGTGAAATTTATCTATAAAGCCGATACAGACAAAGTGAAGCATGTGGGATTTATTGCTGAAGATGTGCCAGATCTAGTTGCCACGATCGATCGCAAAGGACTCAGTGCGATGGATATCGTCGGTGTGCTAACTAAAGCCGTCCAAGAACAGCAGAAGATGATTTCGACATTAACGGAGAAAGTAAAGGCTCTAGAGACCAAAAATCCAGTGCAATAA
- a CDS encoding alpha/beta hydrolase family protein, translating to MAQAQFLSPQQVNRLPSSPADRRIHYGSEPFQFGDLRLPQAPGSHPVAVVIHGGCWKYRHGDLTADLQNTAALSSALTHHGIATWNIEYRQIDIPGGGWTGTFEDVANAIDYLRLLAKTYALDLNRVVIVGHSAGGHLGTWAAARHRLPQQSYFLFEDPLRVVGVVNLAGVVDLEAFLPMQNQSCGEPTITTLIGGTPAQVPERYRLASPSHLLPLGVKQILIYGAQDKVVPPEWGQKYAEAARKTGDDMTFTSIENTSHFELIAPGAEAGDRVENAVLWLLNLKNKESEKIGA from the coding sequence ATGGCACAAGCTCAATTTCTCAGTCCTCAACAGGTCAATCGACTCCCCTCATCGCCAGCCGATCGACGAATCCACTACGGGAGCGAACCTTTTCAATTTGGCGATCTGCGACTGCCGCAGGCTCCAGGGAGTCACCCCGTTGCTGTTGTGATTCATGGCGGCTGCTGGAAATACAGACATGGCGATCTCACTGCCGATCTTCAGAATACGGCGGCTCTCTCCTCGGCCTTAACTCACCACGGGATCGCCACCTGGAATATTGAATATCGTCAAATCGATATTCCAGGGGGTGGATGGACGGGGACATTTGAGGATGTCGCCAATGCGATCGATTACTTACGGCTGCTGGCTAAAACCTACGCGCTAGACTTGAATCGGGTGGTTATCGTCGGTCATTCTGCGGGCGGGCATCTGGGCACTTGGGCAGCCGCTCGGCATCGGTTGCCCCAACAGAGTTACTTTTTGTTTGAAGATCCGTTGCGTGTCGTTGGTGTCGTTAATTTGGCGGGAGTAGTAGATCTAGAAGCATTTCTACCAATGCAGAACCAGTCTTGTGGCGAACCTACGATTACAACCCTAATCGGCGGCACTCCTGCCCAAGTGCCCGAACGATATCGACTAGCATCCCCATCCCATCTTTTGCCGCTAGGAGTGAAACAGATCTTAATTTATGGCGCACAAGATAAAGTTGTCCCGCCGGAGTGGGGACAAAAATATGCGGAAGCAGCCAGAAAGACAGGTGACGATATGACCTTTACATCGATCGAAAATACATCCCATTTTGAACTCATCGCGCCTGGAGCTGAGGCTGGCGATCGGGTTGAGAATGCTGTGCTGTGGCTGCTGAATTTAAAGAACAAAGAATCAGAAAAGATCGGTGCTTAA